Proteins co-encoded in one Sulfurimonas sp. HSL1-2 genomic window:
- the dtd gene encoding D-aminoacyl-tRNA deacylase: MLAVLQRVGNSSVHVDGREIAAIGKGLNLLLGVLEGDTEADADKLLSKILTLRIFADEAGKMNRSLLDVGGELLVISQFTLAADVKKGRRPSFDAAARPERAETLYRYFIDRASGSVPVSHGIFGAHMDVRIANDGPVTIVIDSKTL, from the coding sequence ATGCTGGCCGTACTGCAACGCGTCGGCAACTCCTCCGTCCACGTTGACGGCCGCGAAATCGCTGCGATCGGAAAGGGGCTGAACCTTCTTCTGGGTGTCCTGGAGGGCGATACGGAGGCGGACGCCGACAAGCTGCTCTCCAAGATCCTGACGCTGCGCATCTTCGCCGACGAGGCAGGCAAGATGAACCGTTCCCTGCTCGACGTCGGGGGCGAACTCCTCGTCATCTCCCAGTTTACCCTGGCCGCCGACGTCAAAAAGGGGCGGCGCCCCTCCTTCGATGCCGCCGCCCGGCCGGAGCGGGCCGAAACCCTCTACCGGTACTTCATTGACCGGGCATCCGGGAGCGTCCCGGTCTCGCACGGTATCTTCGGTGCCCATATGGATGTGCGCATCGCGAACGACGGGCCGGTGACCATCGTGATCGATTCCAAAACGCTCTGA
- a CDS encoding phytanoyl-CoA dioxygenase family protein, which translates to MKVGPMTAEKHWFEYENYARHPRYLGLSGEERAIVEQFNADGCYLYRGAIGDETVEKVNDALDDWTVANIKALAANKKEDGTYPRLIGLHDEIPEINALFAERTIVKLQELLFGLGPSLRTSITFLQGSQQPLHRDIPVFHVMPGEPYFRIWIALEDTTPDNGTLTGVKGAHRVAAERYRLPHRFYERFDTMPPQDPGAWRRYQETLKRHYEAAGLIEEAFAFRSGDALIWHPLFPHGGSVIENRRSSRRSVVLHVSALPPR; encoded by the coding sequence GTGAAAGTGGGGCCGATGACGGCGGAAAAACATTGGTTCGAGTACGAAAACTACGCTCGGCATCCCCGATATCTCGGTCTCTCCGGGGAGGAGAGGGCGATTGTCGAGCAGTTCAACGCGGACGGCTGCTACCTCTACAGGGGTGCAATAGGCGACGAAACGGTCGAAAAGGTCAACGACGCGCTGGACGACTGGACGGTCGCCAATATCAAAGCCCTGGCGGCGAACAAGAAAGAGGACGGCACCTACCCGCGCCTGATCGGGCTGCACGATGAAATCCCCGAGATCAATGCACTCTTTGCGGAGCGCACCATCGTAAAATTGCAGGAGCTGCTGTTCGGCTTGGGGCCGTCGCTGCGGACTTCGATCACCTTTTTGCAGGGGAGCCAGCAGCCGCTGCACCGGGACATCCCCGTCTTTCACGTGATGCCCGGGGAGCCCTATTTCAGGATCTGGATCGCCCTGGAAGATACGACGCCTGACAACGGTACGCTGACAGGCGTCAAAGGCGCCCACCGGGTTGCGGCGGAACGCTACCGTCTGCCGCACCGATTCTACGAACGTTTCGATACAATGCCGCCACAGGATCCAGGCGCATGGCGCCGGTACCAGGAGACGCTGAAGCGGCACTACGAGGCGGCCGGATTGATAGAGGAGGCGTTCGCCTTCCGCAGCGGCGACGCCCTCATCTGGCACCCGCTTTTCCCCCACGGCGGCAGCGTTATTGAGAACAGACGCTCCAGCAGACGCTCCGTCGTCCTGCACGTCTCGGCCCTTCCGCCGCGCTGA
- a CDS encoding aldo/keto reductase, whose product MVKTLHTRAGVEMPTLIYGTAWKKEQTAPLVEAALRCGFRGIDTACQPRHYHEAGVGEALEVMRAEGLEREALFLQTKFTPVDGQDPENTPYDRKAALAEQVRQSFRVSQDNLRTDYVDSYVLHSPLFPFSQLLAVWRAMETIAKEGNARQLGISNCYDLRTLQRLFDEAEVKPAVLQNRFYADSGYDVELRAFCDANAIRYQSFWSLTANPHLLGSEPVIRAAMARRIGTPQIFYAYLIAKGITPLDGTTSSVHMQEDLHVPEIRLAPEEIAAIDRLLLS is encoded by the coding sequence ATGGTTAAGACGCTTCACACGCGTGCCGGCGTCGAGATGCCCACACTCATCTACGGAACGGCCTGGAAAAAAGAGCAGACGGCCCCCCTGGTCGAAGCGGCACTGCGCTGCGGGTTCCGCGGCATCGATACGGCCTGCCAGCCCCGCCACTACCATGAGGCCGGTGTCGGCGAGGCCCTCGAGGTGATGCGCGCCGAGGGCCTCGAACGCGAAGCGCTCTTCCTGCAGACCAAGTTCACCCCCGTAGACGGGCAGGATCCGGAGAACACCCCCTATGACCGAAAAGCTGCGCTTGCGGAGCAGGTCCGCCAATCGTTCCGCGTTTCGCAGGACAATCTGCGCACCGATTATGTCGATTCGTATGTCCTGCACTCGCCGCTCTTCCCCTTTTCGCAGCTGCTTGCCGTCTGGCGCGCCATGGAGACGATTGCAAAAGAGGGCAACGCGCGGCAGCTCGGAATCAGCAACTGCTATGATCTGCGCACCCTGCAGCGGCTTTTTGACGAAGCGGAGGTCAAACCGGCGGTGCTCCAGAACCGCTTCTACGCCGATTCCGGCTATGATGTGGAGCTGCGCGCCTTCTGCGACGCAAACGCCATCCGCTACCAGAGCTTCTGGAGCCTGACCGCCAACCCCCACCTGCTCGGCAGCGAGCCGGTCATCCGCGCCGCGATGGCCCGGCGCATCGGTACCCCACAGATCTTTTATGCCTACCTCATCGCCAAAGGGATCACCCCCCTCGACGGCACGACCTCATCCGTGCACATGCAAGAAGACCTTCACGTCCCGGAGATCCGCCTGGCACCCGAGGAGATTGCGGCGATCGACCGGCTGCTCCTCTCTTGA
- the galU gene encoding UTP--glucose-1-phosphate uridylyltransferase GalU, translating into MITKCLFPAAGYGTRFLPATKAMPKEMLPILTKPLIQYGVEEANDAGCDVMAVITGRGKRAITDHFDISYELEHQIKGSSKESLLKDIRRLIDSCTFTYTRQNEMKGLGDAIYKGRVLVGETDPFAVILADDLCINPKGDGVLKQMVELYNKYKCCIVAIMEVPKEQVHKYGVIAGREIEEGVFMVDDMVEKPDNDKAPSNLAIIGRYILTPDIFEVIKNTKPGKNGELQITDALLTQAKKGMVLGYKFKGKRFDCGSVDGFVEATNYFYELEKKAEAKAEKQ; encoded by the coding sequence ATGATTACAAAATGTCTATTTCCCGCTGCCGGATACGGCACGCGCTTTCTGCCCGCGACCAAGGCGATGCCCAAGGAGATGCTGCCCATCCTCACCAAGCCGCTGATCCAGTACGGGGTGGAAGAGGCCAACGACGCCGGCTGTGACGTTATGGCCGTCATTACGGGGCGCGGCAAACGGGCCATTACCGATCATTTCGACATCAGCTACGAGCTGGAACATCAGATCAAGGGCTCCTCGAAGGAGTCGCTGCTCAAAGACATCCGCCGCCTTATCGACAGCTGCACCTTCACCTATACGCGCCAGAACGAGATGAAGGGGCTCGGCGACGCCATCTACAAAGGCAGAGTTTTGGTCGGCGAGACGGACCCTTTTGCCGTCATCCTCGCCGACGACCTCTGCATCAATCCCAAGGGCGACGGGGTCCTCAAGCAGATGGTGGAGCTGTACAACAAGTACAAGTGCTGCATCGTCGCCATCATGGAGGTCCCGAAGGAGCAGGTCCATAAGTACGGCGTTATCGCCGGGCGCGAAATCGAAGAGGGCGTTTTCATGGTCGACGACATGGTGGAAAAACCGGACAACGACAAAGCGCCGTCCAATCTGGCCATTATCGGCCGCTACATCCTCACCCCGGATATCTTCGAAGTGATCAAGAACACCAAGCCGGGCAAGAACGGCGAACTGCAGATCACCGACGCCCTCCTGACGCAGGCGAAAAAGGGGATGGTCCTGGGCTACAAGTTCAAGGGCAAGCGTTTCGACTGCGGGAGCGTCGACGGTTTCGTCGAAGCGACAAACTATTTCTACGAACTCGAAAAGAAAGCCGAAGCGAAGGCGGAGAAGCAGTAA
- a CDS encoding FKBP-type peptidyl-prolyl cis-trans isomerase — MKITKNSLVTLNYELSTSDGELLNPDDSELMYLHGGYGQIFAKLETELEGKQTGDDVHVTLSPAEAFGEYDGSLLVEEALSELPDDLEAGMEIEGHLESNPEDVIIYTVKEIRGDEAVLDGNHPLAGRSLVFDGTVTAVEPLDDAAVREILEHEHHHH; from the coding sequence ATGAAGATTACGAAAAACAGCCTCGTCACCCTGAACTATGAACTCTCCACCTCCGACGGCGAGCTGCTCAACCCCGACGACTCCGAACTGATGTATCTCCACGGCGGCTACGGGCAGATTTTTGCCAAGCTTGAAACGGAACTTGAGGGGAAACAGACCGGGGATGACGTCCATGTCACCCTCTCCCCCGCCGAAGCGTTCGGAGAGTACGACGGTTCCCTCCTTGTCGAAGAGGCGCTCTCCGAGCTCCCCGACGACCTGGAAGCGGGCATGGAGATCGAAGGCCACCTCGAATCGAACCCGGAGGACGTCATCATCTACACGGTCAAGGAGATCCGCGGCGACGAAGCGGTCCTCGACGGCAACCACCCCCTGGCAGGCCGCAGCCTCGTTTTCGACGGGACGGTCACGGCAGTAGAGCCGCTCGACGATGCCGCCGTCCGGGAGATCCTGGAACACGAGCATCATCACCACTGA
- a CDS encoding hemerythrin domain-containing protein, which translates to MEELTLGIEVMDETHTEFLQCLARVKAASGSDFVEGFSALVEHTEAHFAMEEELMRSLGFYGLQEHHDEHETLLSEMRYFLQKARKLPPFGRSYIDDYAYEKFRRHIINIDSQLAMFLKTVETEKVYG; encoded by the coding sequence ATGGAAGAGCTGACTCTCGGCATAGAGGTGATGGACGAGACCCACACGGAGTTTCTGCAGTGCCTCGCCCGTGTTAAAGCGGCTTCGGGCAGTGACTTCGTCGAGGGGTTCTCCGCGCTTGTCGAGCATACGGAAGCCCACTTCGCCATGGAGGAAGAGCTGATGCGGAGCCTCGGCTTCTACGGTCTTCAGGAACACCATGACGAACATGAGACCCTGCTCTCCGAGATGCGCTACTTCCTGCAAAAAGCACGAAAGCTTCCCCCCTTCGGGCGCTCCTATATCGACGACTACGCCTATGAAAAGTTCCGGCGCCACATCATCAATATCGACTCGCAGCTGGCGATGTTCCTCAAAACAGTCGAAACGGAGAAAGTTTATGGTTAA
- a CDS encoding MATE family efflux transporter, with protein sequence MNQPSRSVLTSLRPNARLREVLRLALPAAFKHLLDVLQILVDMLMVGLLSVSALAAVGTSMQFIMVVNVVITLYVVGGNAVTARLIGARRRKRAYALLFTLGIFSLLLSLPFAVAGTFFADEFYRLLGTGEDVVHYGGVYFGALSIGFPLIFLDALFYNQLSAAGDTKSSLYIKLASAGVNALLDYLLIFGHWGLPAMGVAGAAYATVAAYGLNIVLYLLLLRRHDARLHFLPLWNLPDLKRAVKVGSHAALERLITVSSFLLFIWVIASYGTAALAGYQVGLRVEGLAFMPGFGFAVAAMAIVGQQLGAKRPEEAYEGGLYSLKVAAAFMGLLGLVMVIWPELFVRLFTHDPATVEQASLYLRLVGLSQVPLAVLFVLSNVLRGAGDTRTPLKINIAALWLLRVIPSYIAMKMGFGIIAVYIIMTVETFIKGIIFWKIFARRKWLKTKI encoded by the coding sequence ATGAACCAACCGTCCCGCTCCGTGCTGACGTCTCTGCGGCCCAACGCGCGCCTGCGCGAGGTGCTGCGGCTGGCGCTGCCTGCGGCTTTCAAACACCTCCTCGACGTCCTGCAGATCCTCGTCGACATGCTGATGGTAGGGCTGCTGAGCGTCTCCGCCCTGGCGGCGGTCGGGACGAGCATGCAGTTCATCATGGTCGTCAACGTCGTCATCACCCTCTACGTCGTGGGGGGCAACGCCGTGACGGCGCGCCTCATCGGTGCACGGCGGCGCAAAAGGGCCTACGCGCTGCTCTTTACCCTGGGCATTTTCTCCCTGCTGCTCTCGCTTCCGTTCGCCGTAGCGGGTACCTTCTTTGCTGACGAGTTCTACCGCCTGCTGGGCACGGGCGAGGACGTCGTGCACTACGGCGGCGTCTATTTCGGCGCACTCTCTATAGGCTTCCCCCTTATCTTCCTCGACGCGCTCTTTTACAACCAGCTCAGCGCGGCGGGCGATACGAAGAGCTCGCTGTACATCAAGCTCGCTTCCGCCGGGGTCAATGCCCTGCTGGACTACCTGCTCATCTTCGGCCACTGGGGTCTGCCGGCGATGGGCGTCGCCGGGGCGGCCTACGCGACGGTGGCGGCTTACGGCCTCAACATCGTGCTCTACCTGCTGTTGCTGCGGCGGCACGACGCGCGGCTGCATTTCCTGCCGCTGTGGAACCTGCCGGACCTGAAGCGCGCCGTCAAAGTCGGCAGCCACGCGGCGCTGGAGCGCCTCATCACCGTCAGCTCCTTCCTGCTCTTCATCTGGGTCATCGCCTCCTACGGGACGGCCGCCCTGGCGGGGTACCAGGTGGGGCTGCGCGTGGAGGGGCTCGCCTTCATGCCGGGCTTCGGCTTCGCCGTCGCGGCGATGGCCATCGTCGGGCAGCAGCTGGGGGCGAAGCGCCCCGAGGAGGCCTACGAGGGAGGGCTTTACAGCCTCAAAGTCGCCGCGGCATTCATGGGGCTGCTCGGGCTTGTCATGGTCATCTGGCCGGAGCTCTTTGTGCGCCTTTTCACCCACGACCCCGCGACGGTGGAACAGGCGTCGCTCTACCTGCGGCTCGTCGGCCTCTCCCAGGTGCCGCTGGCCGTGCTCTTCGTGCTCAGCAACGTCCTGCGCGGCGCGGGGGATACCCGCACGCCGCTGAAAATCAACATCGCCGCGCTCTGGCTGCTACGCGTCATCCCCTCCTACATCGCCATGAAAATGGGCTTCGGCATCATCGCCGTCTACATCATCATGACGGTGGAGACCTTCATCAAGGGGATCATCTTCTGGAAGATCTTCGCCCGGCGCAAGTGGTTGAAGACGAAGATATAA
- a CDS encoding DUF6498-containing protein, whose protein sequence is MAALFSTLGRYVSLPLIVLLAANLYPLYGVLERGWGVFELIFLYWMENVVIGLFNVLKMITNRPEDLAGNLGKLFLVPFFIFHYGMFTYVHGIFVIALFAPEELHLNVFGLAGYLYHRDTLFGNGMLTALTLLIVSHAVSFYVDYVRSGDYERTTLREWMGAPYGRVAVLHIGLIGGGFLVAALGQPVAGLIVLLFLKVGMDARSLILRHDALQRKLPVD, encoded by the coding sequence ATGGCAGCGTTGTTCTCTACGCTCGGGCGCTACGTTTCCCTGCCGCTCATCGTTCTGCTGGCGGCCAATCTCTACCCGCTTTACGGTGTCCTGGAACGGGGATGGGGCGTCTTCGAACTGATCTTTCTCTACTGGATGGAAAACGTCGTGATCGGCCTCTTCAATGTCCTCAAGATGATCACCAACCGCCCCGAAGATCTCGCCGGCAATCTCGGCAAACTCTTCCTCGTACCCTTTTTCATTTTCCACTACGGCATGTTCACCTACGTGCACGGCATCTTCGTCATCGCGCTGTTCGCGCCGGAGGAGCTGCACCTGAACGTCTTCGGACTCGCCGGTTACCTCTACCACCGCGACACGCTCTTCGGCAACGGCATGCTCACGGCCCTGACGCTGCTCATCGTCAGCCACGCCGTCTCCTTCTACGTCGATTATGTCCGCAGCGGCGACTATGAGCGCACCACCCTACGGGAGTGGATGGGCGCGCCCTACGGTCGCGTTGCCGTCCTGCACATCGGCCTGATCGGCGGCGGTTTTCTCGTCGCGGCCCTGGGACAGCCCGTTGCCGGGCTGATCGTCCTGCTCTTTTTGAAGGTCGGCATGGACGCACGTTCACTCATCCTGCGGCATGATGCCCTGCAGCGGAAACTGCCGGTGGATTAA
- a CDS encoding DUF6515 family protein, with protein MRYSNFISVAAALLIGSAGLHAAPDHDGRKDNDRGGSKQERSYEKQDRSYNKQDRSYNQQDRSYNQSRSGNQGNALGQEIRRDRNQPSKGEIRREEVRRSEPQKYTPHPVKPAPVVRPQEREEYRHTEQRTVRPPKVEYRNGKRVYPPAKGDIVRIDKHKRYYRPPGARPLTYYQRPGYVVHSLPRLAISLSLGALSFYYADGLYYRHHDSGFIVTVPPVGLVVHTLPVGYTVFVHSGRTYYYYADVYYTWDTYRNAYRVVKPPVAYYDVEFAPGQVLDSLPDGAYSVTIDGAQYYRYADTYFMQAIQGDRIVYIVVTP; from the coding sequence ATGCGATACAGCAACTTCATATCCGTCGCAGCCGCGCTGCTGATCGGCTCGGCCGGGCTCCATGCGGCTCCCGACCATGATGGCAGGAAAGACAACGACAGAGGCGGTTCAAAGCAGGAACGCTCTTATGAGAAACAGGACCGCTCGTACAACAAGCAGGACCGCTCTTATAATCAACAGGACCGTTCCTACAACCAGAGCCGTTCCGGTAACCAGGGCAACGCCCTGGGGCAGGAGATTCGCCGCGACCGTAACCAGCCCTCCAAGGGTGAGATCCGCCGCGAAGAGGTACGCCGCTCCGAACCCCAGAAGTACACGCCCCATCCGGTCAAACCTGCGCCGGTCGTCCGCCCGCAAGAACGCGAGGAGTACAGACATACCGAACAGCGTACAGTCCGCCCGCCGAAGGTGGAATACCGCAACGGCAAACGGGTCTATCCGCCTGCCAAGGGTGACATCGTACGTATCGACAAGCACAAGCGCTACTACCGACCGCCGGGGGCCCGTCCTCTGACCTATTATCAGCGTCCGGGCTATGTGGTACACAGTCTGCCGCGTCTGGCGATCTCTCTGAGCCTCGGCGCGCTCTCGTTCTACTATGCCGACGGTCTTTACTACCGCCATCACGACAGCGGGTTTATCGTCACCGTTCCGCCGGTAGGCCTCGTGGTCCATACCCTGCCGGTTGGCTACACCGTCTTCGTACATAGCGGGCGCACGTACTACTACTATGCGGACGTCTACTACACCTGGGACACCTACCGCAACGCCTACCGCGTCGTCAAGCCGCCGGTGGCCTATTATGACGTCGAATTCGCTCCCGGCCAGGTACTCGACAGCCTCCCCGACGGTGCGTACAGTGTCACGATCGACGGGGCGCAGTACTACCGCTACGCGGATACCTACTTCATGCAGGCAATCCAGGGAGACCGTATCGTCTATATCGTCGTCACGCCCTAA
- a CDS encoding sce7726 family protein, whose product MDAINAGEVLALLNAVTADEALLEEQPDNPFIPRRLKRRRKQLCDYCSGGDDEGYVRQAYTDMTPRQRRDRDHKSFLAKYRKLRPAPASNEAELREAAETFLRERYGEGTHIIHEFSQWTINVRPDLYALSENETLVAVEIKSDKDNLDRLYRQLDSYSRFSNHVYVALDERFLTKYLQTLGNRFEHVGILLYGEAGLGLYKEPEPLHPDTLVAMLRAPELKHFFSMLNNRSRLPGNDYSTYRDVIDAVYTQRERERIARQLFVTRLRGGRPEDVKMVDYVDPLEKQLLFDELLKPSYWEAGRMLRAVKLPGVLELYRQLRQPTLF is encoded by the coding sequence ATGGATGCCATCAACGCGGGCGAAGTCCTCGCCCTTCTCAATGCCGTCACTGCCGACGAAGCCCTGCTCGAAGAGCAGCCCGACAACCCCTTCATTCCCCGCCGCCTGAAACGGCGCCGCAAGCAATTGTGCGACTACTGCAGCGGGGGCGACGACGAAGGCTATGTGCGGCAGGCTTATACGGATATGACCCCGCGCCAGCGCCGGGACCGTGACCACAAGAGCTTCCTCGCCAAGTACCGCAAGCTGCGGCCCGCCCCGGCGTCGAACGAGGCCGAACTGCGCGAGGCCGCCGAAACCTTCCTGCGCGAACGCTACGGGGAAGGGACACATATCATCCACGAGTTCTCGCAGTGGACCATCAATGTCCGCCCGGACCTCTACGCCCTCTCGGAAAACGAGACGCTCGTCGCCGTCGAGATCAAGAGCGACAAGGACAACCTAGACCGCCTCTACCGTCAGCTTGACAGCTACTCCCGTTTCAGCAACCACGTCTACGTCGCACTCGATGAGCGGTTTCTCACCAAGTACCTGCAGACCTTGGGCAACCGCTTCGAGCATGTGGGCATTCTGCTTTACGGCGAAGCGGGCCTGGGGCTTTACAAGGAGCCCGAACCTCTTCACCCCGATACGCTCGTTGCCATGCTCCGCGCCCCGGAGCTGAAGCACTTCTTCTCCATGCTGAACAACCGCAGCCGCCTTCCCGGCAACGACTACAGCACCTACCGCGACGTCATCGATGCCGTCTACACCCAGCGCGAACGCGAACGGATCGCGCGGCAGCTCTTTGTGACCCGCCTGCGGGGCGGCAGGCCTGAAGATGTTAAGATGGTGGACTATGTCGACCCGCTGGAGAAGCAGCTGCTCTTCGACGAACTGCTCAAACCCTCCTACTGGGAAGCGGGGCGGATGCTTAGGGCGGTGAAGCTGCCCGGCGTGCTGGAGCTCTACCGGCAGCTGCGGCAGCCGACGCTCTTTTGA
- a CDS encoding YgjP-like metallopeptidase domain-containing protein yields MKELRYLAHYPETLQAQVRRLIESGKLGDFLLQKYPEAHTLSTDGALYDYADAMRSAHMRNSQPLHKVVYDTKIRVIDDALGMHTRISKVHGGRVRSRREIRIASLFKRVPEPFLQMIVAHELAHLKERDHNKAFYNLCEHMAPGYHQLEFDLRLYLTHLEHSGKLY; encoded by the coding sequence ATGAAAGAGCTGCGCTATCTAGCCCACTACCCCGAGACGCTCCAGGCGCAGGTGCGCCGCCTGATCGAAAGCGGGAAACTCGGCGATTTTCTGCTGCAGAAGTACCCCGAGGCGCACACCCTCTCCACCGACGGCGCGCTCTACGACTACGCCGACGCTATGCGCAGCGCCCACATGCGCAACTCCCAGCCCCTGCACAAGGTCGTCTACGACACGAAGATCAGGGTCATCGACGACGCCCTGGGGATGCACACCCGCATCTCGAAGGTGCACGGCGGCCGGGTGCGCTCCCGGCGGGAGATCCGCATCGCTTCCCTCTTCAAGCGGGTCCCCGAGCCCTTCTTGCAGATGATCGTCGCCCACGAACTTGCCCACCTCAAGGAGCGCGACCACAACAAGGCTTTTTACAACCTCTGCGAGCACATGGCCCCCGGCTACCACCAGCTGGAGTTCGACCTGCGCCTCTACCTGACCCACCTGGAGCACTCCGGGAAGCTCTACTGA
- a CDS encoding class I SAM-dependent methyltransferase: MIPFNHLGWAFSRFGAAVYPDTAVAQLCAALHALPPDADILDLGAGTGTLANYALGCRNDLRAVAADPAEGMLRYVPDTVARVIARAEALPFAADRFDGILVGEALHHFTVPEEALDEMARVLRPGGLLFVYDFDPSTLLGGLLRRAEKLLGEPGHFYPPESLASLLRERGFSTAVNRYGWRYSLAALLEA, from the coding sequence ATGATCCCCTTCAACCATCTCGGTTGGGCCTTTAGCCGCTTCGGAGCGGCCGTTTACCCCGACACTGCCGTCGCGCAGCTCTGCGCTGCCCTGCACGCCCTTCCCCCCGACGCCGACATCCTCGACCTCGGCGCGGGAACGGGCACCCTCGCCAACTACGCCCTCGGCTGCCGCAACGATTTAAGAGCCGTCGCCGCCGATCCGGCCGAAGGGATGCTGCGCTATGTCCCCGATACGGTCGCGCGTGTCATCGCCAGGGCCGAAGCCCTTCCCTTCGCCGCCGACCGCTTTGACGGCATCCTCGTGGGCGAGGCGCTGCACCATTTCACCGTTCCCGAAGAAGCGCTCGACGAGATGGCCCGCGTCCTCCGCCCCGGCGGACTCCTGTTCGTCTACGACTTCGACCCCTCCACCCTCCTCGGCGGCCTGCTGCGGCGGGCGGAGAAGCTGCTGGGGGAACCGGGGCACTTCTATCCTCCGGAGTCGCTGGCTTCGCTGCTACGGGAGCGCGGTTTTTCCACTGCTGTCAACCGCTACGGCTGGCGCTACAGCCTTGCCGCCCTGTTGGAGGCGTAG